In the genome of Syntrophorhabdaceae bacterium, the window CGCCGGCATTGCCCGTGAGTTCCATGAGACCGCCGCGCGCCTGAAGGATCGGGTCATATGCCGCCTCGTTGCTGTCGGGACCAAACCCCGTTAATCCCACCCACACGATATCCGGTTTTATTGATCTCAAGGTCTCGTAGCCGATACCAAGCTTATCGTAGTTTCTCGGAAGCTGGTTCGTCGCAAAGATGTCGACCTTCAGGTTTACAATGAGGTCTTTGAGAATGTCTTTTCCCTCAGGGGAACCCAGGTCGAGGGTGACACATTTCTTGCCCGCGTTGATTGCCATGAAATATGTGTTCATCCTTTCCTCGCCCAGCCTGTTCTCACCGATCATACGGTTGGGATCGCCATATACCGGGTGCTCGAGGCGTATCACCTTGATGCCGTCCATGGCCAGGCGATAACTGAGATAAGGAAGGACGGTTGCCTGTTCCAACGACAGCATTGTCATTTCTTTGAATACATCCATTGAGCCCTCCTCAACATAATTTGTTGATGCTGATGAAACCACCGGCTTAACTGGTTAATGAAATGCGAATCGTTTTTTCCTTGACATGGAATCTATTGTATACAGTATACTCTTGTTGGTCAATATAGTAAATGCGAAATTTACTTGTCAAGTTATATTTTTTGGATTGTCATTTTCAGAAATTTGTATACAATGATTGAAAAGGGCCTGTCGGGGAGCACGTTCGCCGTTACCAGAATTCAAGGGTCTTTACAAAAATTAGTATACGAGTTGTTTTGCTGCTTTTTTAAATGGAACAACTGGCTTTGAGGCATTTTGGGAAAGCGAGGGTGTCAGGGGAAAAGTGGTACCCTTAAGGTCAACAACTCAAGTCCGATACAGGGACCATCAGACCTTGAACGCCCGCCATTCTGGTTTTTACTTCCTGTACCCAGATTATTTCCAGGTGATTTGTGTAGATTTTCTACCGACCCTTTCGGGGGTCAACAACACAAAAGGGGGTTATTTATGAAGGGCAAGAAATCTCTATTGATCCTCGGTTTATGCGTCTTCCTTCTTGGTACGTTCGTGGTGTATACGGGCAATGTGCAGAGCCAGACCAAGATAACGCTGACGTACGCAAACTTCCCGCCGGCAACAACATTCCCCTGTGTACAGATGGAAAGATGGGCTCGTGAAATGGAGACAAAAACGGCGGGCCGGGTCAAGGTCCAGACCTTCCCGGGCGGAACACTGCTGCCGGCAAAGAACATCTTCGATGGTGTAGTCACCGGTACGGCGGACATCGGCAATTTCGCCATGAGCTACCAGCCGGGCCGTTTTCCGCTTTCGGAAGCCATCGACCTTCCCATGGGATTCACCAGTTCCCGGGCGGCAAGCCTCGCGCTGCTCGACCTTATCGAAAAATATAAGCCTAAAGAATTCGAAAAGGTCAAGGTGCTCACCGTCTTCACCTGTCCTCCCGCGGATATCATGTCAAAGACACCCATCAAGACCCTTGCGGACCTCAAGGGGATGGAACTGAGAGCATCCGGAACGGGCGCGGCAATCCTCAAACGGCTCGGCGCAACCCCGGTGGGCATGCCCCAATCCGAAGCGCCGGAGGCCATCCAGAAAGGTGTTGTGAAGGGAAATGTCTCATCCATGGAGATTCTGAAGGACTTCAATTTTGCCGCTTACCTCCCCTACGCCACTGAAGCAAACCTGTTCGTCGTCACCTTCGCCGTCGTCATGAACAAGGACAAGTTCAACTCCCTCCCGGCGGACATCAAGAAGATCTTCGAAGAATCAGCACGGGAACAGGCTCTCTGGACGGGGACATACGTGGACAACCACGTGAAGGAATCCCTCAAGTGGTCAAAGGAAAAGTATAAACATCAGCTCTTTAAATTCTCGCCGAAGGACCAGGCGGAAATACAGAGGCTTACAAAACCCATGATCGAGGAGTACATCAAGAAAGTGACGGCCATGGGGCTGCCCGGCGAACAGATCGTCAAAGATGTATCCCAGTTGAGAAATAAATACGAATCACAATACAAGAAATAACGGTCGGAAGTCTTCTCAAAGGGCGCCGCTGCTTCGGGCGCCCTTTGAGAAGTGACGTTGTGCACCCGATATGCTCTTTCCGGAGGCCGTCAATGGACTATCTTGCTAAATTCAATGCCAATTTGAACAAAGTGCTCCTCTTTTTCAGCGGTATCGCCGTTCTGGCACTCACAGGAATCGCCGCCGGAAATATGCTCCTCAGGATCGTCTACGCCCCCATTCAGGGTTCTTACGAGCTCGTTGGTTTTTTCGGGGCCGTGGCGACCGGCTTCGCCCTTGGCTACACTCAGATCAGGAAGGATCATATAATCGTCACGATGTTCACGGACAAGTTTCCGAAGAAACTGCAAAAGGCCCTTGACGGGCTCAACTACCTGGTCAATACCATATTCTTCGCCACCATAGGCTGGCAGACACTCAAATGGGGAATGAAGATAGCCGCAGGGGGTGAGGTATCGGAAACATTGAAGCTAATATACCACCCCTTTGTATACTGTCTGGCCATCGGGTTCGCCGCACTCTCCCTTTCACTCCTCGTTGACTTTATCAGACTCATGAAAAGGGAGGTGAACCCATGATAACACCTCTCACGGGGCTTGTCGGCACACTGTTGATGCTCTTCGTCATGCTTTTCCTCAGGATTCCCGTCGGGTTCGCCATGGCCCTCATGGGTTTTCTGGGAATGGCCTATGTGGTCAACTGGAATGCCGCCCTGGGCCTGATCGGCACAGATCTCTGGAACACCTTCTCTTCATACGGTCTTACCGTGATCCCCATGTTCATTTTTATGGGCCAGATCTGTTTCTATTCGGAGGTGAACCAGCGGCTCTACAATGCAGCCTACAAGTGGTTTGGAAGAGTAAGAGGCGGCCTGGGCATCACAACCGTTATGGCATGCGCGGGTTTCGCCGCGATATGCGGTTCCAATACGGCAACCGCCGCCACGATGACCGCCGTTGCCCTGCCGGAAATGAAGAAATACAATTACAACCCCATATTGTCCTCCGGTTCCATTGCCGCCGGTTCCACGCTGGGTGTCGTCATACCCCCCAGCGTCGTCCTTGTGGTATATGGCATCTATACCGGTGAATCGATTGGCAAGCTCTTTTTCGGCAGTTTCGTTCCCGGTCTCATTCTTGCCCTGATGATGGCGGGTACTGTTTATGCAATGTGCGCCGTTCATCCCGGTTGGGGACCGAAGGGGCCGAAGTTCAGTTTTCTCGAACAGGTCAAGGCCCTCCCCGACGCTATCGACATGGTGCTCATGTTCGGTATCATCATGTTCAGTCTCTACGCAGGGTTTTTCACCCCTTCCGAGGCGGGTGCGGCGGGGTCCGTGGTGGCGATCATCATCAGCCTCATCCGTAGAAAACTCACGTGGAAGGGTTTCATCGGCGCCGTTATCGACACGGTCCGCATATCCTGCATGATCTTTCTGCTGGTGGCCGGCGCCGTTATCTTCGGTCGATTCCTGGCGGTCACCAGACTCCCCTACGAGGCCGCGGCATGGGTTTCAGGCCTTCCTGTTTCAAGCTGGATGATACTCTGGTCAATGCTTTTGATATACATCATAGGCGGCTGTGTCATGGACGCCCTCGCCTTCCTTCTCATCACCGTTCCGATCTTCTACCCCGTGGCACAGCGATTGGGGTACGATCCCATCTGGTTCGGCGTCATCATAACCATCGTCACGACCATGGGCGCCATAACTCCCCCTGTCGGCATAAACGCCTACGTGGTCTCCGGCATGTCAAAAGACATCGAGTTGTCGACTGTGTTTCGCGGTGTCGTATGGTTCCTGCCGTCTTTCGTCATAACCCTGATCCTTATCGAGATCTTCCCCGAGCTCGTTACATACTTCTCGGGACTAATCAAATACTGATCAGCCGGTGCGGCGTGAAGAAAAAAAGAGCGGGCAGTCCGAAGACTGCCCGCTCTTTCACGTCTCTTATGCTGCCGTCGAAACCTTAATCGTCTATTCCCGCAAGCCGTTTAGCGGCTTTCTTCTTGTCATTGATGTTCGTTTCACGGAAGATCGTGACCCTGTGCGCCTCGGGAGAGCCGCCACCGTGGATGTCCGAGATCGTGTCGGCGCTTTCGAGGGCCAGCTTTTCCGCCAGGCGGTACATCTTGACCCGGTTCTCCACGGGAACGCTGTCGACGCCCTTGAGATATTTTCTCAGGAGGTCGCCGACTTCTCCGTTGGCAAAATCCCTGTCCGAAGGCAGGTCGGCCACAAATCCACCGCAGGCATCTATCATAAGCCTTGTCGCCTCGGACATCTCCTTGCCTTCGTGTATCTTGGAGGCATTGGCAAGCACCGTATCGATGAAGTACGTGCCCGAAGGCTGTTTCTTCCCCTCATAGGAAGATGCCAGACAGCATCCATACAGCGTCTCCGCCCTGTGGATCATGTCGATGACCTTCTGCTTCAGGTGGCCCACCTTTGTCGTGCCATTATAATCCATCAGGGTAAGCGCCGTGCCGACCATGCAGTCGATCTTGCCGGACTTGCAGCCGCCGTGGCTCTGGCGGTGAAGGGATGAGAACTTTACAACCATGTCGGAGGCAAATTCCGTTTCCCCGCACATAAACACCCTTTCCCAGGGGACGAAGACGTCGTCAAAAATGAGGGTGGGACAGTACTTTGAATAACAGACGTTCCCGATATCGCAGCCGTCGAGTTCACGCATGTCGAGCGTGGAACGGCCAACCACATGGATCAAACCCTTCGTGTCCGCGGGAACGGCAAAGGAGAGTGCATAGTCCTTGTCGTCCTTCCCCATTGCACGGGAAGGAAGAACGATGATCTCGTGGGATGACAGGGAGCCCGTCTGGTGAGCCTTGGCGCCGCGGACCACTATGCCGTCAGCCTTCTTCTCGACAACCCGAATGAACATATCCTTGTCAGGCTGTTCATGGGGCGCCAGGGAACGATCTCCCTTGACGTCGGTGACACCCGCGTTGCCGGTAAGGTCATTCTTCTGCATATGCTTCAAGAATTCCTGGTAACGAGCATAGTACTCTGTCTTGTATTTCTCGTCGATGTCGTAGGTAACTATGGCAAGGGCCGTCAGACAGTCGAGCCCCGTGCACCTCTGATGACAGGTCCCCACGTGGTTTGCCACCCTGCGGTTCACCTTCACGCGGGCAACGAGATCCTCAATTGTCGATGGCGGAAGGGTGAAGCGGCTCACCGGTTCATTGATGAGCGGGCTTGTCGTGATCATAAGCCCGGGGTCGATCTCGGCCATCTCGTATGTTGCGCCCGTCGCTTCTATCCCTGCCCGAAGACGGGGATTATCCACTATGTTCGTGATGCGTTCACCGAACATGTACGCTGTCGGTTTGAGGGACCTCAATGATTCGATATATTCGTCTTTTGTTTTGATACCCATTAGTAATTGCCTCCTCTAAATGGAATTCGGTATCCGACGTGTTCCTAGAATTGGGAACGTTCCTGCTCGGCAAGCATCTTCCGCACGCTTGACAATACCTGAACCTTCACGTTCGTGACGTGGTTCTTCAGCACCGTCTGCGCACGATCCATACTTCTTAATGAGACGGCGTCGTAGATCTCCTGATGTTCCTGGTCCGTCGCGACCAGCGATGACCTGGGCAGGTCGCTGTACTTGAGAAACAGGATATCGAAGAGATTTCGAAGTATCCGTATCTGGGTCTCTTTCTTGGAAAGCGAGGCCAGGGTAAGATGGAACTCCCTGTTCTTGAAAAGCCTCTCCTTAAGGTAAAAATCGCGTTCTGCGGAAAGATGTGCCTCAAGTGCGGCTTTGAGCTCTGAAAGCCCTTTCTTGTCGATGTTCTGGACAGTATCTGCGACCAGCGATGGCTCAATGAGCTCCCTCATCTCATAGATCTCCTCGATCTCCTTGAGACTGAAAGGCGACATGTAAAATCCCCTGTTCGTCTCATGGCAGACGAACCCGAGAAGCTCAAGCCTTCTGAGTGCCTGAATAATGGGCGTGGGGCTGAGGTCGAGCTTTTCCGCAAGGTCCCTGTAGGCGATCTTCTGTCCGGGCACGAGCTCCTTGGAGTAGATCATCCGCCGAATACCCTGGTACGCTATCTGACTGCTGTCTTCCGGTTGCTTGGTTGGTTTTTTTGTCTTTGTCTGTGCCATGAGTAACTTTACATAAATAAAATCACAAATGCAATTATATTTTTTAAAAAAATGTAACGGGTCATGGGATTGAAGTCTGTGCACTATAACTCATTACCCATTGCCTATGACCGATTACCCCTCTTCTTCATTCACTTTATAATCACATTATTAATCAACAGCATTGACATCAAATGACATTACATTTATACTTGATGGTTGTAATTCCGGCTTACGCCGGGTTGCACATGAAGCCAAATCAACAAAAAGGGATCCCGATATGAGACTTCACGAATATGAAGCACTGGACATTTTTGAACAGAACCACATACCTGTTCCCCGGCGCGAGCTTGTCGGCGACATGCACGATGCCCTCCATGTTGCCAGCGAAATAGGATATCCCGTCATCATCAAGGCACAGGTCCTTGTCGGCGGTCGGGGACTTGCCGGCGGCATCAGGACGGCATCGAACCCGGACGAGCTGAAAGAGGCGGCGGATGAGCTTTTCACCTCCGAGATCAAAGGGATGCCGGTCCGAAAAGTACTGGTGTGCCAGAAGGTGGACATCGTCAAGGAATTCTATCTCGGTATGACCGTGGACGGTTATTCAGGCAAACCTGTCATCGTCGTCAGCACCGAGGGCGGTGTGCTCATTGAGGAAACCGCGAAGACGTCGCCGGAGCGGATCGCCGCCATCCATATCGAGCCTTCTTTCGGTTATTACCCCTACCAGTCCCGCAGCCTGCTGAGAATGCTCGGTCTCGATCACAAGCTCATAACCCCCTGGAGCGAGATAATCGGCCAGCTCTATCATATTGCTACGCGATACGAGGCCCTCATCGCCGAGATCAACCCCCTCGTTGTCCTGTCCAACGGCGCGTTAATGGCTGTCGATGCCGTGCTTGAAGTGGACGACTCCGCCCTTTCGCGGATACGCTTTCCCCTTCCTGACCGCGTCGACCGCATAGAGAATCCCCTGGAAAGAAGAGGAAGGGAGATCGGCGTCACCTACGTGGACCTCGATGGCGACATAGGCCTCATTTCCTCCGGTGCGGGGCTGGGTATGGCCTCCATGGACATCATCGGCCAGAGGATGAAACCGGCCAACTTCCTTGAAACCGGCGGAGGTATTACCGCAGACCTATTGTACAGGTGCATGGAACTCATCATGATGAAACCTGACCTGAGGGGCATATTCATCAATGTTTACGGCGGCATCAACCCCATTCACGAAGGTGCGAAGGGGGTCATCAGATACATGAACGAGCACAACGTGAAGATTCCCGTTGTTGCCAAGGCACTGGGCAACCGGCAGGAAGAGACATGGGAAATATTCAGGTCAGGCGGGGTCCATGTCGTAACAGAAGCCGCCACGGAGAAGGCCGTCGATGTTCTCTACAAGCTCGTCGGACCGGGCAAGAAGACTTCCGCAGGCCGCCCGAAGGCCCCGGCAAAGACCAGGTGATCCCATTCAGCCTATGAATATGAACCGATCATCGATAATTGAACTATATGAGGTTTTCCTATGAGCATACTCATGAATGATTCCACACGTGTTATAGTACAGGGCATCACCGGCCGCATCGGAAGTGCCCAGACCCACTGGATGCTGGAATACGGCACGAGGGTTGTGGGCGGCGTCACTCCGGGAAAGGGGGGAACCAACGTCGAAGGCGTTCCCGTTTTCAACAGCGTCCTGGAGGCCGTAAAGGAAACGGGGGCCAACGCATCGGTCTTCTTTGTTCCCGCCGCCTTTGTGCTCGATGCATTTCTGGAGACCATCGATGCCGGGGTAAAGCTCATTGTGATCGTCCCCGAACATATACCCGTCA includes:
- a CDS encoding TRAP transporter large permease, coding for MITPLTGLVGTLLMLFVMLFLRIPVGFAMALMGFLGMAYVVNWNAALGLIGTDLWNTFSSYGLTVIPMFIFMGQICFYSEVNQRLYNAAYKWFGRVRGGLGITTVMACAGFAAICGSNTATAATMTAVALPEMKKYNYNPILSSGSIAAGSTLGVVIPPSVVLVVYGIYTGESIGKLFFGSFVPGLILALMMAGTVYAMCAVHPGWGPKGPKFSFLEQVKALPDAIDMVLMFGIIMFSLYAGFFTPSEAGAAGSVVAIIISLIRRKLTWKGFIGAVIDTVRISCMIFLLVAGAVIFGRFLAVTRLPYEAAAWVSGLPVSSWMILWSMLLIYIIGGCVMDALAFLLITVPIFYPVAQRLGYDPIWFGVIITIVTTMGAITPPVGINAYVVSGMSKDIELSTVFRGVVWFLPSFVITLILIEIFPELVTYFSGLIKY
- a CDS encoding TRAP transporter small permease, with product MDYLAKFNANLNKVLLFFSGIAVLALTGIAAGNMLLRIVYAPIQGSYELVGFFGAVATGFALGYTQIRKDHIIVTMFTDKFPKKLQKALDGLNYLVNTIFFATIGWQTLKWGMKIAAGGEVSETLKLIYHPFVYCLAIGFAALSLSLLVDFIRLMKREVNP
- a CDS encoding acetate--CoA ligase family protein, which codes for MRLHEYEALDIFEQNHIPVPRRELVGDMHDALHVASEIGYPVIIKAQVLVGGRGLAGGIRTASNPDELKEAADELFTSEIKGMPVRKVLVCQKVDIVKEFYLGMTVDGYSGKPVIVVSTEGGVLIEETAKTSPERIAAIHIEPSFGYYPYQSRSLLRMLGLDHKLITPWSEIIGQLYHIATRYEALIAEINPLVVLSNGALMAVDAVLEVDDSALSRIRFPLPDRVDRIENPLERRGREIGVTYVDLDGDIGLISSGAGLGMASMDIIGQRMKPANFLETGGGITADLLYRCMELIMMKPDLRGIFINVYGGINPIHEGAKGVIRYMNEHNVKIPVVAKALGNRQEETWEIFRSGGVHVVTEAATEKAVDVLYKLVGPGKKTSAGRPKAPAKTR
- a CDS encoding GntR family transcriptional regulator codes for the protein MAQTKTKKPTKQPEDSSQIAYQGIRRMIYSKELVPGQKIAYRDLAEKLDLSPTPIIQALRRLELLGFVCHETNRGFYMSPFSLKEIEEIYEMRELIEPSLVADTVQNIDKKGLSELKAALEAHLSAERDFYLKERLFKNREFHLTLASLSKKETQIRILRNLFDILFLKYSDLPRSSLVATDQEHQEIYDAVSLRSMDRAQTVLKNHVTNVKVQVLSSVRKMLAEQERSQF
- a CDS encoding TRAP transporter substrate-binding protein, which translates into the protein MKGKKSLLILGLCVFLLGTFVVYTGNVQSQTKITLTYANFPPATTFPCVQMERWAREMETKTAGRVKVQTFPGGTLLPAKNIFDGVVTGTADIGNFAMSYQPGRFPLSEAIDLPMGFTSSRAASLALLDLIEKYKPKEFEKVKVLTVFTCPPADIMSKTPIKTLADLKGMELRASGTGAAILKRLGATPVGMPQSEAPEAIQKGVVKGNVSSMEILKDFNFAAYLPYATEANLFVVTFAVVMNKDKFNSLPADIKKIFEESAREQALWTGTYVDNHVKESLKWSKEKYKHQLFKFSPKDQAEIQRLTKPMIEEYIKKVTAMGLPGEQIVKDVSQLRNKYESQYKK
- a CDS encoding 4-hydroxyphenylacetate 3-hydroxylase N-terminal domain-containing protein translates to MGIKTKDEYIESLRSLKPTAYMFGERITNIVDNPRLRAGIEATGATYEMAEIDPGLMITTSPLINEPVSRFTLPPSTIEDLVARVKVNRRVANHVGTCHQRCTGLDCLTALAIVTYDIDEKYKTEYYARYQEFLKHMQKNDLTGNAGVTDVKGDRSLAPHEQPDKDMFIRVVEKKADGIVVRGAKAHQTGSLSSHEIIVLPSRAMGKDDKDYALSFAVPADTKGLIHVVGRSTLDMRELDGCDIGNVCYSKYCPTLIFDDVFVPWERVFMCGETEFASDMVVKFSSLHRQSHGGCKSGKIDCMVGTALTLMDYNGTTKVGHLKQKVIDMIHRAETLYGCCLASSYEGKKQPSGTYFIDTVLANASKIHEGKEMSEATRLMIDACGGFVADLPSDRDFANGEVGDLLRKYLKGVDSVPVENRVKMYRLAEKLALESADTISDIHGGGSPEAHRVTIFRETNINDKKKAAKRLAGIDD